From one Plasmodium malariae genome assembly, chromosome: 12 genomic stretch:
- the CDPK5 gene encoding calcium-dependent protein kinase 5, putative, which produces MYRYLCAQVEKYKGQVSSSLEGKMKEKKVEEIRVFRKEVKPAKDEIVASGKVEEGKCTTKSTLADSDEDYSIITLCTKCLSKKTEENKNKTILDSKAFKDNRLKGRCSVSNTSDPLSHHLNLSPYFDRSQIVQEIILMNNNELSDVYELDRYKLGKGSYGNVVKAVSKKTGQQRAIKIIEKKKIHNIERLKREILIMKQMDHPNIIKLYEVYEDNEKLYLVLELCTGGELFDKIVKYGNFSEYEAYKIMKQIFSALYYCHGKNIMHRDLKPENILYVDSSEDSPIQIIDWGFASKCMNNHNLKSVVGTPYYIAPEILKGKYDKRCDIWSSGVIMYILLCGYPPFNGKNNDEILKKVKKGEFVFDANYWSRVSDDAKDLICECLNYNYKDRIDVEGVVNHKWFKKFKTNNISINKNLNRTLIEKFKEFHKLCKIKKLAVTCIAYQLNEKDIGKLKKTFEAFDYNGDGVLTISEIFQCLKVNDTELDRELYFLLKQLDTDGNGLIDYTEFLAACIDHSLFQQDVICRNAFNVFDLDGDGVITKEELYKILSFSAVQVSFSKEIIENLIKEVDSNNDGYIDYEEFYKMMTGAKE; this is translated from the coding sequence atgtaccgCTATTTATGCGCCCAAGTAGAGAAATACAAAGGACAAGTTAGCAGTAGTTTAGAAGGAAAGATGAAAGAAAAGAAGGTGGAAGAGATAAGGGTATTTAGAAAGGAGGTAAAACCAGCTAAAGATGAAATAGTAGCAAGTGGAAAAGTGGAAGAAGGAAAATGTACTACAAAGAGTACGTTGGCTGACAGTGATGAGGATTACTCTATCATAACATTGTGCACAAAATGTTTATCAAAGAAAACAGAAgagaataagaataaaacaatattGGACAGTAAAGCTTTTAAGGATAACCGACTTAAAGGTCGTTGCAGTGTAAGTAACACATCTGATCCATTATCtcatcatttaaatttatccCCCTATTTTGATAGATCCCAAATAGTTCAAGAAATAATTCTTATGAACAATAACGAATTATCAGATGTATATGAACTAGACAGGTATAAATTAGGTAAAGGATCATATGGTAATGTAGTAAAAGCTGTTAGTAAGAAAACAGGACAACAAAGAgctattaaaataattgaaaaaaaaaaaatacataatatagaaagattaaaaagggaaatattaataatgaaacaAATGGATCATCCAAATATTATAAAGTTGTATGAAGTATATgaagataatgaaaaattgtaTTTAGTATTAGAATTATGTACAGGTGGAGAGCTATTtgataaaattgtaaaatatgGAAATTTCTCAGAATATGaagcatataaaataatgaagcaAATATTTTCTGCTTTATATTATTGccatggaaaaaatataatgcataGAGATTTAAAAccagaaaatattttatatgtagaTAGCTCTGAAGATTCCCCTATACAAATAATTGATTGGGGATTTGCTAGTAAATGCATGAACAATCATAACTTAAAATCTGTAGTTGGAACTCCTTATTATATTGCTCCAGAAATactaaaaggaaaatatgataaaagaTGCGATATATGGAGTAGTGGAGttattatgtatatcttATTATGTGGATACCCGCCATTTAatggtaaaaataatgatgaaatattaaagaaagtaaaaaaaggggaattTGTATTTGATGCTAATTATTGGTCTAGAGTTAGTGATGATGCTAAAGATTTAATATGTGAATGTTTAAATTACAATTATAAAGACAGAATAGATGTTGAAGGTGTTGTAAATCATAAGtggtttaaaaaatttaaaacaaataatatttctattaataaaaatttaaatagaacattaatagaaaaatttaaagaattcCATAAATtgtgtaaaattaaaaaattagctGTCACATGTATTGCTTAtcaattaaatgaaaaagatataggaaaattgaaaaaaactTTTGAAGCTTTTGATTATAATGGAGATGGTGTATTAACAATATCAGAAATTTTCCAATGTCTAAAAGTTAATGATACTGAATTAGATAGagaattatatttcttaCTAAAACAACTAGACACGGATGGTAATGGTTTAATTGATTATACAGAATTTTTAGCTGCTTGTATTGATCACAGCTTATTTCAACAAGATGTGATTTGTAGAAATGCTTTTAACGTTTTTGATCTTGATGGAGATGGAGTTATTACAAAAGAGGAgttatacaaaattttatccTTTAGCGCTGTTCAAGTTTCATTTAGTAAGgaaattattgaaaatttgATAAAAGAGGTCGATTCCAATAATGATGGGTACATTGACTACGAGgaattttacaaaatgatGACAGGTGCTAAGGAGTAA
- the PmUG01_12026900 gene encoding conserved Plasmodium protein, unknown function: MDGYYSDDDSDSTVEETLIMLNLPQLNNDEKKLKNLNICRKKKGEEIHIENKKEIKKNENTEKKSSSNLLSKKGTIHNLSNINIDLTNDEEHINEFLNSDHAPETVYGESTNVKLDGNEKFHENLQDKGNKNNRNENSKEDAYNLNNNEGDIIPFEINSISLKNLFAECPECIINNKYKFKGMHTSSIGTNLYFKEPYNLKDKNHLSSYEVSYENINRNMKNENKITRDDFTSYEGYSRKIISFEIDC, from the coding sequence ATGGATGGGTATTATTCAGATGACGACTCGGACAGTACTGTAGAGGAAACATTGATAATGCTAAATTTACCGCAGCtaaataatgatgaaaagaaattaaaaaatttaaatatttgtcgtaagaaaaaaggagaagaaatacatatagagaacaaaaaagagataaaaaaaaatgaaaacactgaaaaaaaatcaagttcaaatttattatcaaaaaaaggTACAATACATAATTTGagcaatataaatattgattTAACCAATGATGAAGAACATATAAAcgaatttttaaatagtgACCATGCCCCAGAAACAGTTTATGGAGAGAGTACTAATGTTAAGTTAGatggaaatgaaaaatttcaTGAAAATTTGCAAGATAAGGGAAACAAAAATAACAGGAACGAGAATTCTAAAGAAGATGCATATAACCTAAACAATAATGAGGGGGATATTATACCATTTGAAATTAATAGTATTTctctaaaaaatttattcgcGGAATGTCCTGAATGTATcataaacaataaatataaatttaaaggCATGCATACGTCTAGTATTGGTACAAATTTATACTTTAAGGAACCGTAcaatttaaaagataaaaaccATTTAAGCAGTTATGAAGTGTCTTATGAGAACATTAacagaaatatgaaaaatgaaaacaaaataactAGAGATGATTTTACTTCATACGAGGGATATTctagaaaaataatatcctTTGAAATAGATTGCTAG